The region ATAATGAATTTCCTGGTGCATCCGAATCGTTCCATACATGTTATTATTAAATACCAAACTTATGACAGGAATCTGGTTGCGGACGGCTGTCTCCAGTTCCTGAACCGTCATCATAAAACCGCCATCACCAGATAGGGATACAACTGTTTTTTCCGGAAAAGCCAGTTTTGCCCCGAGTGCTGCCGGCATCCCATACCCCATTGCTCCAGAGGTTGGACCGACATACGTATGTTTTTCGGCAAAAGAATAATAGGTATGGAGCCACCCGGCAAAGTTCCCGGCATCATTCGTCAACAGCGCATCTTTTGGCAGTTTATCGGCCAGTGTTGCGACCACATGCTTATTCAACGGATCGTCTGGCATTACCGTTAAGCCGCTGATTGATTCGTATGCCTGGCGTCGTTCTTTGACCCATTCTTTCCATGGACGGATCCATAATTTCATCTCTTGTAAATGCGCCAGTGCTTCACGAAGATCAGCGACAATCCCGATGACCGGAGCATAGACCTTGCCGATTGATTCATGGTCAATGTCGATATGAATCAACTTTTTACCGGCATCGATAATGCTGTAATCCTGTGTTGTTACCTCCGATAGCCGGGTGCCTAATGCCAGAATCACATCAGCCTCCTTCGCCGTTTGCAAGACTTGTTTATTCGTGCCAAGTCCCAGATGACCGACATATAAAGGATGATCGTTCGGAAATGCGTCTTGTCGGCGAAACGCAGCCATTACCGGAAAATGAAATTTCTCGGCAAACGATTGCAATGCTTCTTCCGCTTGAGATGCCTTCACCCCGCCCCCCGCAATGATTAGCGGATGTCTGGCCTGGGTAAGCAGGTGCTCTACTTCCGCTATTTCCTGTTTGGCCGGGGCAGGTGTTGGTTTCATAAACCGCGACCCAAACTGCATTTCCGCGGTAACTGGCAACACATCCTCGGGTAACGAAATAACGACAGGGCCAGGTCTGCCGGATTGGGCGATGCGAAAAGCCCGTTGCACGAGTTCAGGAATCCGTTCAGCAGCGGTAATTTCTACAGCCCACTTAGCAATATGCTGAAACCACTGATCCAGATCAACTTCCTGAAACCCCTCACGCCCGCGGAATTTGCTGTGTACCTGACCTAGCATAACGACCATTGGGGTGGAATCCTGATAGGCGGTATGCACCCCAATTGACAGGTTTGCCGCACCGACGCCTCTTGTCGCCAGCACTACACCAGGTTTTAATGATGACTTGCCGTACCCTTCTGCCATAAAGGCTGCACCACTTTCATGTCGGGCGGAAACAACCTGGATCGACGTTTCATCATACAATGCATCCAATAGAGGCAAATAGCTTTCTCCAGGTACACAGAACGCCTTTGTGACCCCCTCACGTTTCATACATTCCACGATCGCCTGGGCACCTGTTTGTTTTTTTGTTTTGGTCATGTAGCCGCTTTCCCCTTCCAATTGATTGCTTTGATTCGTTCGACCACCTCATCCAGCCGGGAAGATGTTACGGTCAGGGCAATGCGGAAATATCCTTCCCCTGCTTCGCCAAATGCAGTTCCTGGTGTGACAATCACCCCAGCCTCTTCCAGCAATTTGTTGGCAAACGCCAGCGAGGTAAATCCGGCGGGAACTTTCGCCCACATAAATATCGTTCCCCTCGGTTTTGCCGCCTCGATTCCGGCATCAGTCAGTCCACGGTGGAGCTTTATCATGCGCTTTTGAAAAATCTTTGCATGATCTCTAACCGCTGTGAGATCACTTCGTAATGCGGTAGCTGCGGCTTGCTGAATCGGTAAAAATTGACTGGTGTCAATGTTGCTTTTCAACGTTGAAAGTGCCTGGATCACTGTTTTATTGCCAACGACATATCCAATCCGCCAGCCGGTCATGTTAAAGCTTTTCGATAATGAACCAAATTCCACCGCATAATCTTTGGCATCAGGCACCTGTAGAACGCTTGGCGCCTGATAATCGCCAAACGTGACCAAATCATAGGCAGCATCATGCGCCAACAAGATATGATTTTCCCGGGTAAATGCAACCGCTTTCTCAAATGTGTTTAAAGAAACAGTAGCTGCGGTCGGGTTACTCGGGTAATTCAGCAGCATCAGTTTGGCTTTTTCCCGATCAACAGCAGGGATTTGATCAAGCAGTGGTACATATCCATGATCTGCATCAAGTATCATTGGAACACTTTTTCCGCCGGCAAGGTGCACAGCCGTCTGGTATGCGGGGTATCCCGGATCAGGGACAAGTACCATATCACCTTGATTCAACACCGCTTGCATCAAATTAGCAATTCCTTCTTTGGAACCAATTAAGGCAAGCACCTCTGTTTCCG is a window of Lentibacillus daqui DNA encoding:
- a CDS encoding LL-diaminopimelate aminotransferase, with translation MSIVADKVASLPPYLFAAFQKKKQELVANGVDVIDLGVGDPDLPTPDFIIDKLVETAKDPANHRYSTYSGCREYREAVAAFYQSHYGVTLDPETEVLALIGSKEGIANLMQAVLNQGDMVLVPDPGYPAYQTAVHLAGGKSVPMILDADHGYVPLLDQIPAVDREKAKLMLLNYPSNPTAATVSLNTFEKAVAFTRENHILLAHDAAYDLVTFGDYQAPSVLQVPDAKDYAVEFGSLSKSFNMTGWRIGYVVGNKTVIQALSTLKSNIDTSQFLPIQQAAATALRSDLTAVRDHAKIFQKRMIKLHRGLTDAGIEAAKPRGTIFMWAKVPAGFTSLAFANKLLEEAGVIVTPGTAFGEAGEGYFRIALTVTSSRLDEVVERIKAINWKGKAAT
- a CDS encoding thiamine pyrophosphate-dependent enzyme, whose translation is MTKTKKQTGAQAIVECMKREGVTKAFCVPGESYLPLLDALYDETSIQVVSARHESGAAFMAEGYGKSSLKPGVVLATRGVGAANLSIGVHTAYQDSTPMVVMLGQVHSKFRGREGFQEVDLDQWFQHIAKWAVEITAAERIPELVQRAFRIAQSGRPGPVVISLPEDVLPVTAEMQFGSRFMKPTPAPAKQEIAEVEHLLTQARHPLIIAGGGVKASQAEEALQSFAEKFHFPVMAAFRRQDAFPNDHPLYVGHLGLGTNKQVLQTAKEADVILALGTRLSEVTTQDYSIIDAGKKLIHIDIDHESIGKVYAPVIGIVADLREALAHLQEMKLWIRPWKEWVKERRQAYESISGLTVMPDDPLNKHVVATLADKLPKDALLTNDAGNFAGWLHTYYSFAEKHTYVGPTSGAMGYGMPAALGAKLAFPEKTVVSLSGDGGFMMTVQELETAVRNQIPVISLVFNNNMYGTIRMHQEIHYPKKVMATDLGQVSFADLAKSVGANGYCVRSAEEFARIFDEILAVKQTKPTVIEIITDPEQISVSATIQGLRDH